The window CGGTCGATTAACGGATACAGCTCCGGCAGATTATTCATCCAGGTGTCGCCATCCAGACGGCTGACAATAAATTCACCCTGCAATTGCTGTAACGCCTGTGCCAGTGGTTTTTCCATCTGCTGCGCCAGTGCCGGTAAATTATTATTAATGCGGGTGTAATAGCGGTAATGAATGTCGTAACCCAGCGTCTGTAATTGCTCGCCATAACTGAGCGGATTATAGGGTTCGCCGGCAAATACCGGCCCCGGCATACCGCCCTGCTCGTCGGCCAGGCGCAAACGGTACGGGCCGTAGGTATTAAAATTAATCGGCCCGTAAATACGCTCCGCTCCCTGCTCGGCGGCCCAGCGTTCAAAGCGGGCGAATAAATCCCGCTGCGCATTCAGTACCGCGTCGGTGTCGCCGCTGTTTTCCCAGAAACCGAAATAGGCAACGGCTTCATCATTAATACGCTGCTCGGGATTAAAAAAACCGGCTAAACGACAACCTTCTGCGGTTTCTGCCCAGGCACGGCCAGTGCGGAAATAATCATTTGCCGTACTGAACTGACGGCGCACTGCGGCTTCGTCTTCACCCAGCCAGAAGGCATCGTCGCTGTAACGCTCACGGGCAATGCGGAAAAACTCATCACTCAGGTGCGGAATGCTGCTCATGCCACCGACTCCTCGGCCGCAGCCATCGTATCAGCAGCATTAAATTCCAGCCGTTCTACACGGCCACTGGAACCATCCATGCGCACCAGCTCCTGGTCTGCCAGTAATTTGGTTAACCCCGGAATACCCACCACCGCAGGAATTCCCAGCTCACGGGCCACCACCGCCGAGTGGCTGAGGGTAGAACCACGCTCCACAAGAATACCGCCAGCGGTTGGGAATAACGGTGCCCAGCCCGGATCGGTACGCACGGTACAGAGAATCTGACCATTTAAATTCAGCTCATCGTCCGGTGAAAAAATCAGCCGCACTTTCTGCTCAACAATACCCGGATAACAACCAGTGCCCTGCAGACTGCCATCAGCAGCTGCGGTTTCTTCCTGAGCGTGCGGGTATTCAAAGCGATTATTGCAATACAAAGGTCCGCGGGTGTGGAAATGATGCGGTGGTTCGTCCGCTGCGTAAGACGCAAACTCCGCACGACGGATTGCCACCAGCGGTTTTAAATCAGCAGTCACCGAGCGGCCATCGGCATAGGCGTAGATTTCTTCCAGAGTCAGATAAAAAATATCCCCGGCCTGCTCAAGTTGCGAATAAAACACCAGCTGCTCACCGAGCTGACGGAAAATATCGCGGTACAGTCCAAACATCCGGGTACGCGCCAGACGCATATTTTCGCGGTTGCGGATGGCATCGCGCAGGCGGCTTAAATCACGCTGGAATTTTTTTAAGCCACGGCGACCAAATTGCTTCTGCAACGCCGGCAATACCGCCTGCTCTGCTTCGGCACGGAAACGGGCTTCGTTTTCGGCCAGCGTTGCCAGGGTCAGATCGTCACGGCTTAAAAAGTTTTTCAGCACCGCAAACATAAAGGATGCGTCCTGACGCAACGTTACCGACTCCAGCTTCAGCTCGCCCATGGTGCGGTCGCCGTACAGTTCAATGTACTGCAGACAGCGGCTGTGGAAATCCGGAAATTTTAATTGCAGCAGAACCAGAAGCTGATCGTTTGGCTGATCTTTTAAGCACGCCAGCAATTCCGGCTGTGTGCGCGCTTCATCGCATAAACGCAGCAGGAATTTGGTAGGTTCAGTACTTTCGATGCCTTCTTCACCGGACAGCAGGTTGTTCTGCACCAGTGCCGGATTTTCTACGCCGAGTTTTTCCAGCCAGCGGTGCACCTTGCCATTCATCATCATTACGTAAAAATCGTTAACGATGGGCGTGGTCCAGTTATTCAGCAGGGTTTTATCCAGGGTACGGCTGAGGCTGATTAATGCATCCATGCTCAGGCTGTGCAGTTTATTACGCTCGACCCGGGCATATTCAGCGGCAAAGTGCGCGCGGAATTCGGCAACCAGATCATCCATACGGCGGAAACGGCTGAGCATGGCAAACAAGGCGCGCAACATCTGCGGCAGGCGTGCCAGTTTTTCGCGGCCACTCAGTTCACGGTCCTGAATCAGATCCACCGGATCGGTCAGGCCCATCATGCGTTCCATATCGGCTTTATTGGTACGGAAAGATGGCAGGAATAATAACCCGCGATACCAGTTATTAATGTTGTAATACACCCGGCCACGAATCAGGCCGAGCATATTTTCCAGCATATCCTGATGCTGCTGTACGACATTTTCACGCACACCCAATAAACGCAGGGTTTGCTCGTAAACGGTTTTATAAGCGCGGTTAGCAAAGCTGAAGGTCAGCGGTGTGGTTACCCCACAATAGGATTCCTGAATATTGGAATTATCCCAGACCTGCAAACGGTCGGTGTCGGGGTTCTGTTCCGGTAAACGCGTCACCGGACGTGCCTGCAGAATATAAAACGCACCGTCTTTCAGACACCATTCAATATCCTGCGGTGCGCAATAGGCTTCCGCAATGCGGCGTCCCAGATCACGCAGGGCAAAAATCTGCGTGTCGGTTAAACAGGCAACCGTACGTTTATCGGCGGCCACTTCGTGTTCGCGGGTGCCGCCCTGTTCAGCATCCTGCACCAGACACAGGTCTTTATCGTTGACCTGTACGCTGAGTTCATTGCTGTTTAAACGCACACTGATTTCATCGGCATTGCAATGGCCGGAAACAAGACCTTCACCACAACCCCAGGTAGCCGAAATAAAAGCTTCGCCGCGATCGCCGTTAACCGGATTGGCAGTGAACATCACCCCGGCCACATCGGCATCAATCATGCGCTGAATAATCACTGCGGCATTAATATCGGTCAGGCCCAGACCTTTCTGGATGCGATAAGCCAGAGCACGGGCATTAAAGGCACTCTGCATCACGGTAATAATGGCCGCGGCAATCTGCTCTTCACCACGCTGATATAAGCAGCTGTCCATCTGTCCGGCAAAAGACGCACCTTCAGCATCTTCACCCACCACCGATGAGCGCACCGCCCACCAGCCATGTGCCAATGCATCGCTGCCAATGGCTGTGCGCACGTCGTCGGTAATGGCAACTAATAAACCGCCATCGCGGATTTTCTGCTGAATCCCCTGGGCAACCTGCTCCAGCGCACTGCTTTCGGGTTTATCGCCCAGTGACGCCAGTTCGGTTTCGATCCACTGCTCAAGATTCAGCGAGCGTAACTGTGCACGGAAAGCCGCAACGGGTACCACCCACCATTGCGGCACCTGAAGACTATTAATGGCCAGAGTCTGGCGGCTTAAAAATGCCAGGTTAAAGGCTTTGCCACCGATCTGATCAGCACTCAGCGCTGCGGCCTGCAGCGCATCCAGACAATAATTAGCCGGGCTGTTTACAGTGTCTTTTTTCACAGGCTTTGATCTCCGTTTTCCAGACGCTGAATTTCCAGATCCAGAAGACGACGGAAGGTACGCACCACCCGCTCCATAAACGGATAATGACGGAAGGTATGTGCCATCACATACATAGGTACACGGTTAACAACCAGATCCCACAGTGTCAGGGTAAAGCCGTAACGCCATTGTGCGGCATCCAGCGTAACGCCGGCAGCCTGCTCCAGCTGTACACGGTGACGCTCAATTAAAGTTTCCACCAGCTGCGGATCAAAATCCGGATTCAGGGTAAATACCAGCAATTCAGCCAGATCGTGTTGCGGTGCCTGAACGGTCGCCAGTTCCCAGTCGTAAGCGCAGAGTGTCAGTTCACTACCCTGACGACGGAAGGCAATATTGCGCGGATTAAAATCGTTATGGATCAGGGTTTTCGGTAAGGCATCCAGCTGCGGATACCACTGCTCCATGCTGTACACGCGATCGCGGAAGCGCTCCATATCACCAGCACTGAACCATTCCGGGAATTCCTGCTGGGCGTGAGCACCAAGCATTTCCCACAGGCGGGTTTTTTCCAGCATATTGGCGGTATTCGGTGCGTCGCAGATCCAGTCCTGCGTCAGCAGCTCATCTTCGCGGTTCAGCCAGATACTGTGCACCTGAGCAATGCCATCCACGGCGGCATTAAAGTGTTCGGTCGTCCAGCCGGAAGTGTCGTCAGCGGAATCCATTAATTCCAGACCGTCGAGATATTCCTGCACCAGTACATAGGCTTCGCGTGAGGCATCCGCCCAGGCCATATAGGTGGTCGGAGCAACGCGGCGGAAACGTTCATCCTGCTGTGCCATCACTTCCAGTTCACGCACATGACAGCCACGGAAACCAACATGCTTGCGGAATTCGTTATAGGCGTGCGCCAGACGGGCATCACACATCGACGCCATAGAATTCAGCATCAGAATAACTTCGTCATCCAGAGGCTTTACTTTGACCATCACATCCAGCGGCTGATCGGCATCGTCCAGCGTCAGGCGGAACGGATAATGGCCAACCAGTTTATTGATTTTATGCGCCGTCAGTTCGGTAATAATACTGCTGCCTTTACCCGACAGGCTCAGGCTCTGCTGCGCACTGACCTGCACGTTGCGGTTTAACCCCTGAGATAATGCGCGGCTGAAAAACTCCGGATTTAAATCACCCAGCTTTAACCATTCTACCGGGCGGTTGCGGCCGAGTTTTTCGTGAGCGCGGGCAAACTGATCGCTGGCAATGGCCGACAGCGTGGATAAATCCAGCGCCAGACAGTAACCGGCTATCACTTCGGCCAGTTTATGCGCACAGCCGGGGCCCGCGCAGCCAATCATCTGCAGGCATTCTTTCTGCTGCGGCAGACTGGTGCCGCCGCCGACCGTACCGACTACCAGACTTGGCAGACGCAGCGTGGCATAAATCGCATTATCATCGGTCATTTCCATATGCAGCTGGCCGATGGCCGACTCGTGTACACAGGCAATGTCCTGACCGGTGGCGGTAAACATCGCACCGATCACGTTGGCGATATTAATATTCAGACCGACCATACCGGCTGCAATACTGCCGCCAACAAAATGGTTATAGGCGGTAAACAGTTCGCGCGCGCTGACTTTTAATACCTTACGGCAGACGTCATCGCTGAGTACGGCTTCTGCCAATACGCGTACACCACGACCACGCAGGAAAGAGTTATAGGTAACTTTTTTATCGTTCGAGAGGTTGGCCTCAACCATAAAGTTTTCGAACTCAATGCCTTCAAAAGCACGCATTTCGGCCAGAATCCACTGGCACGCCTGCCAGGTGCAGGTGGTGGTCATATTCTGACCCGCAGCATCACCGGTTTCATACACAAACTGTACGTGCACCGTGCGGCCCATTAATTCAGTATGCACTTCCACCAGATTGGCGTAGTTCGAATATTTACGGGTTTGGGCGGCAATTTCGTGCTGATGGTCTTTTACCCATTCGGCAAAAAATAACGCCGAAGATAAATCGCTTAATACGAATACCGGTACGCGCAGCATACGCTGACCCAGAACCCGCACATTCACACCACCGGCACGGGAAATCGCTGTGGCACCACGGGTAGCCGAAGCCACCAGAGCACCTTCAGAGGTTGCCATCGGCGCGTAAAATAAACCGTTCGCGTGTTCACCCCGAATATGCAATGGCCCGGCAACACCTACCGGTATTTCGACCGTACCGATTAACGCTTCAATATTACTGACCAGCGCTTTCGGATCGAGAGTAATATCCGCTACCCGCTCCATCGCGGCACCGGTTTCTGCGCGGACAAAACCCAGACGCTCCTGACGGGCCTCTTCGGTGTATAAACCACGCGCCGGTACTTTCGGCAACGTCAGTTCGTCGTATAAACGACCATCATCTTCTGCCGCACGCTGACGCAGGGCATAACTGATCTGCCACAGCTGACGGCTGTTTTCGGCAGCGTTTTCACCATCGGTATCGTTACGCAGTACCAGACGCCATAATTTAGAATTCTGCGCGACCTCCAGTTTGCTGATGATTAAATCGCGCAGCACATATTCTTTGTCGGCCAGAACCAGAGTCACCGTGGTAAAGGCAGCATCCAGCTGCCATTGTTCGCAGGGCTCGGCCAGCACGCATAAATGGCTTTTGGAAACATCCACGGCTTCGGCATTGCGCCAGTTATCACCGCACTGCAGACTTACGCTGGCGTTCTGTTCAGGGCTGAATTCATAACGGGCTTGAGTAGTATAAACGCGGGCCTTTTTCATACGGCAGCTCCCAGCAGGTGAATGTTTAATGCAGCGGCGATAATCACCACCAGATAGCCCAGCAACATCGTCAGGGCGACGGCTTTCTCGTTATTTTCACGGCCGCTTTCATGGGGGGATTGTTTGAATTTGAAAACAGCTTTAAGAGCCAGTACCAGAACCAGTACCAGCAATACGGCATAAACCACTAATACTGCGACATCCAGCAGCCACAGTAATACCAGCTGGTTCACCACCATGGCGCAGACCAGCGCAATGACCAGATTAGCGGCACCCTGCACGCCAAGGATGCGCGAGTAAGAATCGACCGTTTCGCGCTCTTCTTCCGGGCCACGGGTTTTACGGGTAATTTCAAAACAGAAGCCGCTGATAAACGCCAGGCTCATCATCGCCATTAAAGGTGCAGAATTCAGTAGCTGCATTACCGGCAGTTGTGGTTGTGCCATCGCCGCCAGCCAGAGCACGATCAGCGGCATAATCGCCATATGGCTCAGGGCATACAACAGCAAACGTTTTTCCAGCCAGGCGCCACAAAAAAATTCGGCGCCCATTAAACACAGGTAAACAAACATTACGGCCCAGACGATCAGGGTATCGGTACCCAGAAACAGGCTCCACAGCAGCTGGGCAATTACCGCAATAATGCCCAGACCTTTCAGGTGCGTCAGAGTAATGCGGCCACTCTGCAGTACGCGTTGCGGGTGATTTTTAACATCCAGCTCGTAATCTTTATGTTCATCAAAAATACGGATGGTTAAAAACAACGACCAGGTAACCAGACAGGCAACAATATCACTCCAGTTAAAAAACCATTCGCCCTGACTGGCGCGAACAACACTGGCAGTGACCAGATAAAGAATAAAAAACAGCAAGGCATTGGCGAACGGAAAACGTTCGTCCATCCAGGCGCGGATACGGCGCAGCAACGGCTCGCCGGCGATAACAGCAGAGTTAGTCATAGAGAGGTCTCATTAATTGAATAAATCAGAAAAATTCAGTCGCGATCCAACAGCATCAGCAACAAAGGTAAAAGAATAAGATCGGCCAGTAAGGCGACAATAACCGTCAGAGCCATCAGCCCACCCATGCCCCAGGTCGGCGAAAAAGGTGACAACAGCAACAGTGCAAAACCGGCGGCCAGTACCAGGCTGGTAATAATCATGGCCACGCCAACGGTAGAAAATGCGTATTCGATGGCCGCTTCGGTGCTTTCACCTCTGGCCCTGGCGCTGCGGTACTTGGCAAGAAAATGCACGGTGTCATCAACCACCAGACCAAGACTCATACAGGCAACAATACTCAGCCCCAGATCAACATGGCCGCTGATATAACCCCAGATACCGTAAGCCAGCAGTGCCGGCAGTAAATTCGGCACCAGGCTGATCAACCCGAGACGTACCGAACGCAGTACCAGCATCATGACCGCCGAAATTAATACCAGCGCCAGTAATGTGCCCTGAAACAGGCTGATGCTGTTACGGTCAGAAATCTGGGCGAACACCATATCCAGACCACTGCCCGGAGCAATACTCAGCGCCGGAGTATGTTCTGCCGCCCAGTCGAGCAGAGCCTGATCAAAGGCCACTAATTCACGTGAGGTACGCTTGAATAAATGCACGGTAAAACGGCTGGCGGTCTGATCAATAGTAAGACGCTCATTCAGACCCATACCAAAAGGCAGCGACATTTCGTACAACAGCATTGCCTGAGCGACCTGCTCATCGGAAGCGGGAATGCGGTAGTAATCTTTATCACCATCATGCAGCGCCTGATTCAGTGTCAGTAATGGCTGATGCAGACTGTCAACAAAACCGACTTCAGCAAAGGTTTCCAGATGCTCAGCCAGTTGCTGCAACTGTTGCATAGGCTCGGTACGGTACAGCGAGCCACCATCCTGTGCCGCAATGCGGTACTGAATAAAATTAACGCCGTTAAGTTTATCGTTCTGCAGATCCAGTGCCTGGCGAACCGCAAAGGATTCATCGTAATACTGATGCCACTGCTCATTGAATTTCAGCTGACTGACACCGGCTGCCAGTATCGCTGACACAATGACCGCCCCCAGCAGTAACGCCCGCGGATGCGGCTGCAATACCCGCTGCCAGAATGTGAGCAATAAGCCACTGAGCCATTGTCCGGGATGCGCCAGCGTCCGGCCCGGCTGTATTTTTGGCTGTGGTAAAACACGCAGTGCGGCAATAAACAGAGTCAGACTCAGCACCGCAGCTAACAGTGCGGCAAAAGCGACTAAATTGCCCAGGTCGCGATATGGCGGAGACTCGCTGAAATTCAGGCACAACAAACCAAGCGCAGTAGTAATCGAAGTAATCCACACCGGGCGGATATTGGATTTAACCGCTTCCGCCAGTGCAGGTACTTTGCTCATACCGGCACGCAGCCCATGCTGATAGGTCGCCAGAATATGCAGGCAGTCAGCAATTACGATAATCATAATCATCGATGGCACCACACCCACCACCGGAGTCAGGCGTGCCGTGGTCAGTCCCAGCGCACCGGCCCACCCCAGAGCACCAAAGGTCGCCATTACACTCAGCAACGTCAGGGTTAATGCCAGAAAAGTACCGGCGAGAGAGCGGGTCAGAAAAAAGATACCAGCGAAAATCAGCAGATAACTGGCCGGAATCAAGGCTTCCATATCGCGCTCTACGGCTTCAGCCAGCGCCAGATTAATAATCGCCGAACCAAACAACTGTACATTCAGATGTTGCAGGTCAGTTTCAGCGAGTAATTTACGGGTATAGGCGACCAGTTCGGCGGTTGCTTTTTCGTCACCGTCCGGCAATGAAAGGCTGACAATAATTAATGCCAGATCGCCGTCTTTATTGACCAGACGATTCAGCAGATCGGGTTGAGTCCGGATATATTCCAACTCCCCCGAAATATCCCAAGCAGACGCTTGCTCAGGCCGATAAAAATCATCGATATTAATATTATCATCAGCAGACTGAATACGCTGATAATTGGTAAGGGAATCCACCCGGCGGGCGTAGGGAATTTCCCAGGCGACCTGGGTAAGTTGTGCAATTTCATTTAACGCACGGGGATCAAGCACAGTGGCCGACGATGATGGCTGCAACAGAAAGGTCAGCGTATCCTGTTTATTAAAATCCTTTTCAAGCTGCTCAAAGCTCAGCAGCTGCGGATTATCAGCACTGAAATAAACCCGGAAGTCTGATACAAATGACAGCTTTGTCGCCCCTGCTGTCAAACTTATTATTAGTATTATGGCGGCAACAATAACCAGCCACGGATAACGCAGTGAGAATGACACGATAAAATCCTTTTAGCCTTGCTAAAAAAAACTGGCACATCGTTTGCCATCAGCGGCTTTAGAATAATCGTTGTAACAATGCCCGGAACGGCCGCGGATATTACCCAGAGCATTCCCTTAAGGCCAGAGACAAGAACAGAAAAAATAAGAATTAATGCAACTTATCCGACAATTTTTCCCTGAGGACAAAGAGCATCCGGAATGCAATCACGCATCCGGACAATATTGCTCACCAATCAGGACAACTGCGCAATACTCCAGACCTTGTTAACAAATATATAAATATAATAATAAAGAATTATATAAACAGATCCGGGATAGATAATTGCAGCAAAACGGGCCGCAGGAAACTTTTGGATAAATTCAGGTTTACCGGCCAGTTGCAGAACCGGTAAAAAAAAGCCGCAGCCGGAAAATTCCGCCTGCGGCTTTAATAATAACCGGCAGTATCAGTGAACAGCGGCTTCAGCAGCAGAAGCCTGCTTATCCGCCGGACGAATGCCAAGCGAGGCAAGGGCAGCAACCATCAGTGCCAGACCAAGTACAAAGAAGGCTTCGTTATAGGACATAACCATGGCCTGTTGCGTCACTTCCTGCATCAACAGGCCATAACTCTGCTCAGCAGCACCACCGCCACTTTCCAGCGCACCACCGAGCAGGCGCATATACTCAATGACGTTCTGACTGCCACTGACCAGCGTCTGTTTAAGCTCAGCCAGATGGTAATCGGTGCGCTCTGACAGCAGGGTTGCCAGCAAAGCAATGCCCACAGCACCACCCAGGTTACGCATGACGTTAAACAGGGTCGAGGCTGACGGTGCATCTTTGGGATCGAGATTCTGCGACGACATTATCGACAGTGGCACCATAATAAAAGGCTGCCCCAAAGCACGGACCAACAGTGCCGGAATAAGATACGAGCCATTAAAGTCGATACTCATATGCATATTCATCCACATACTGCCGCCGACCACAAAGAAGCCGAACGCTACCAGATATTTGGCGTCAATAAATTTCAGCAAACGGGGAATCAGCGGAAAGAAAGGCAACTGTGGAAAACCGACCCACATTAATACCAGACCAATATCCAGCGCCGTATAGTCATGTACCGATGCCAGATATAACGGCACCAGATACACCGAGCCGAATAAACCCGCCCCCAGAACAAAGTACGCCACACAGGCGAGGGAAAAATCCAGGCTGCGGAACAGGCGCAGATCCACCAGCGGATGCTCCGTAGTCAGCTGCTTACGCACAAACAGCAACAGACTCAGCCCCGACACCAGTGCCAGCCAGCGGATATATTCGGCGTCAAACCAATCGTCGCGCGCGCCTTCTTCCAGCATGATCTCCAGACAGCCAAGACCAAGCGCCATGGTCACCATGCCGAACAGATCGATTCTTTTAAGCTGTTCCGGGTCGCCTTCTTCTTTATCCAGACCCGCTGCCAGCAACATTAATACAGCAATACCGGGAATAACGTTCAGATAGAAGATGTAGTGCCAGCTGAAGGCTTCCGTCAGCCAGCCCCCCAGCGTCGGACCAATGGTTGGTGCGAAGGTCGCGGTAACACCAAACAACGCCATACCCACAGGGCGCTTATCCAGCGGCAGCAGGGTAATAATCAGGGTAAAGGCCATCGGAATCAGCGCGCCGCCACTGAATCCCTGCACGGCACGGAAGACAATCATCGACTCCAGATTCCAGGCAAAGGAACAGGCCAGCGAGGCAACAATAAAGATGGCACCATTCCACAGCAGATAACGGCGCGGCGATAACCAGGCAGCAAAGAAACCACAGAGCGGAATAGCGATCATTTCGGCGACCAGATACGAGGTCGCAATCCAGGAAGATTCTTCCAGCGTCGCGCCCAGCGCCGCCTGAATATCTTTCAGCGATGAGTTGGTAATCTGGATATCGAGAATGGCCATAAAGGCGCCCAGCAGAGCGCCACTGATGGCCAGCCAGTGCTTGGGAAAGCGCTCGCTCATTCAGTAAAAACCGTCACTTCCAGCGACATGCCCGGACGTACCGCGCTCAGATCCTGATCGTCATCAAACAGAATTTTTACCGGTAAACGCTGAATCACCTTGGTGAAATTGCCGGTGGCATTTTGTGGCGGCAGCAACGCAAATTCAGAGCCGGTGGCGGCAAAGAAGCTGTCGATATGGCCTTTCAGTACTTTGCCACCCAACGCATCCACGTGAATATCAACGGCCTGACCCACCGCCATAGCGGCAACCTGGGTTTCTTTAAAATTGGCGTAAACCCAGATCGGTTCAGTCACCAGACTGAGGAGGCGCACACCCGGCTCAACACTCTGCCCCACCTGCACCTGACGGCTGGTTACAACCCCCGCACGCGGCGCACGTATAGTGGTGTAGTCCAGCTCCAGCTGCGCGCGCTGTACCGCCGCCGCAGCCTTGGCCACATCAGCAGCCAGCTGTGGCTTCTCACCACTCAGTGTCACCAGATTGGCCTGCTGTGCCGCCAGCTGAGCCTTGGCCTGATTTAATCGTGCCTGCGCGGCGGCTTTGTTCAGCTCTGCGGCATCCAAATCATCCTGCGACACATATTGTTTGCCCATTAACTGCAACAAACGATCAGCCTGCTGCACCGTACGGCGCCATTCGGCATCGGCGGCAGCCACGCTGGCACGGGCGGCGACAATCTGTGACTGCTGGGCGTTTTCACGGTCGGCCAGATGCACCAGACGCGCTTCTGCCTCGGCCTGCACCGCCTCAGCCTCAGCCAGTTTCGCCTGATACAACGCCGGGTCCAGCTGCAACAGCACATCACCTTCGGCTACCAGACGGTTGGCCGGTGCGGGGGTCGCTGTTACCGTCCCCGGAATACGGCTCATAACCGGCACAATATCGGCCTTCACATAAGCATTATCGGTATCTTCACGGCCCTGATGCCACCACCACCAATAACCACCGGCCAGCAACAAAGCTACGACCAGAATGCTGATTTTCTGTTGTTTGGACATAAAAAACCTGAAAAATGGGCTACGAAAATCGTACCAGTCTAACGGTAATGTGTTCAGTGTAAACAGAGGTTTTGTAGCCAAACTGTTCCATTATCAGAACAGATTCTGGCCGATTAGACACCTTCAGAGGTTAAATGAGACATAGCATGACCTGCACCAGCCAGATAAGCGCCAGGCCGAAGCCAGAGCATACAAAGACAATATGGCGGCAACCCCGAATATATACCGCTCACAGTCTCCCACGATTGATCAGACTAAAGAGCACGATATCGCAACCACGGCCTGCATCGGTTCTATAGCATTCCGGTCGGCGGCTAAAACAAATACTCCAAACCGGCCATCAACACATCCACCGGATTGCGCTGGCCATTTTCCTGATAAAAAGACAGATAAGCAGACAACCGATAAGTAAGATAGGTGCCGCCCTGCAAAGCAACGCCCTGATTAACGCCACGGGAATATTCAGCCTTCAGGTAGGAATAACGATTGGGATACCAGGTTGCATAGTAACGCCAGAGCTCTTCGTCAGAGGATCGCTTTACAGAGGTTTTTGCATTCAGAAGGCCCGGAAAGTCATCGGAGGCAGGGTCAATCAGACCATTGAAATAATTAAGGTCTGAGATCTCTTCACTAACATCAGCAGTGGCCCAAGCCATACCCGCCGATAAATATGAGCCATCCGGCATGCGGTCGGTATACATCATTGCTAATTCATCTGACGTTCGGCCTGCGACAGACTGAAGATAATAGTGATTACCGACTGTCGGAAACTTATATGGCATAGACAAGCTTTCAGCGTATTTGTACCGCACCGTTGAATCATTATCTGTACGGCTGAAACGCACAAAAAACTCATCGATATATACCCCCAGAGACTTAATATCTATCGACTGATCCGCCATCGCATCCTGACGGCCAGAGAAGTTTACC of the Thalassolituus hydrocarboniclasticus genome contains:
- a CDS encoding DHA2 family efflux MFS transporter permease subunit → MSERFPKHWLAISGALLGAFMAILDIQITNSSLKDIQAALGATLEESSWIATSYLVAEMIAIPLCGFFAAWLSPRRYLLWNGAIFIVASLACSFAWNLESMIVFRAVQGFSGGALIPMAFTLIITLLPLDKRPVGMALFGVTATFAPTIGPTLGGWLTEAFSWHYIFYLNVIPGIAVLMLLAAGLDKEEGDPEQLKRIDLFGMVTMALGLGCLEIMLEEGARDDWFDAEYIRWLALVSGLSLLLFVRKQLTTEHPLVDLRLFRSLDFSLACVAYFVLGAGLFGSVYLVPLYLASVHDYTALDIGLVLMWVGFPQLPFFPLIPRLLKFIDAKYLVAFGFFVVGGSMWMNMHMSIDFNGSYLIPALLVRALGQPFIMVPLSIMSSQNLDPKDAPSASTLFNVMRNLGGAVGIALLATLLSERTDYHLAELKQTLVSGSQNVIEYMRLLGGALESGGGAAEQSYGLLMQEVTQQAMVMSYNEAFFVLGLALMVAALASLGIRPADKQASAAEAAVH
- a CDS encoding efflux RND transporter permease subunit is translated as MSFSLRYPWLVIVAAIILIISLTAGATKLSFVSDFRVYFSADNPQLLSFEQLEKDFNKQDTLTFLLQPSSSATVLDPRALNEIAQLTQVAWEIPYARRVDSLTNYQRIQSADDNINIDDFYRPEQASAWDISGELEYIRTQPDLLNRLVNKDGDLALIIVSLSLPDGDEKATAELVAYTRKLLAETDLQHLNVQLFGSAIINLALAEAVERDMEALIPASYLLIFAGIFFLTRSLAGTFLALTLTLLSVMATFGALGWAGALGLTTARLTPVVGVVPSMIMIIVIADCLHILATYQHGLRAGMSKVPALAEAVKSNIRPVWITSITTALGLLCLNFSESPPYRDLGNLVAFAALLAAVLSLTLFIAALRVLPQPKIQPGRTLAHPGQWLSGLLLTFWQRVLQPHPRALLLGAVIVSAILAAGVSQLKFNEQWHQYYDESFAVRQALDLQNDKLNGVNFIQYRIAAQDGGSLYRTEPMQQLQQLAEHLETFAEVGFVDSLHQPLLTLNQALHDGDKDYYRIPASDEQVAQAMLLYEMSLPFGMGLNERLTIDQTASRFTVHLFKRTSRELVAFDQALLDWAAEHTPALSIAPGSGLDMVFAQISDRNSISLFQGTLLALVLISAVMMLVLRSVRLGLISLVPNLLPALLAYGIWGYISGHVDLGLSIVACMSLGLVVDDTVHFLAKYRSARARGESTEAAIEYAFSTVGVAMIITSLVLAAGFALLLLSPFSPTWGMGGLMALTVIVALLADLILLPLLLMLLDRD
- a CDS encoding HlyD family secretion protein, which translates into the protein MSKQQKISILVVALLLAGGYWWWWHQGREDTDNAYVKADIVPVMSRIPGTVTATPAPANRLVAEGDVLLQLDPALYQAKLAEAEAVQAEAEARLVHLADRENAQQSQIVAARASVAAADAEWRRTVQQADRLLQLMGKQYVSQDDLDAAELNKAAAQARLNQAKAQLAAQQANLVTLSGEKPQLAADVAKAAAAVQRAQLELDYTTIRAPRAGVVTSRQVQVGQSVEPGVRLLSLVTEPIWVYANFKETQVAAMAVGQAVDIHVDALGGKVLKGHIDSFFAATGSEFALLPPQNATGNFTKVIQRLPVKILFDDDQDLSAVRPGMSLEVTVFTE